From Rhodovastum atsumiense, a single genomic window includes:
- a CDS encoding GlxA family transcriptional regulator has translation MPQVGFVIFPDFQVAALSAQAAFEFANLVAREPFYTLVLTSIPGGMVRSSLGFQVETQALATHPSFDTLMITGGNLPNDRLTAADLAVIRRHSAEARRTAGICTGAFVLAQAGLLRGRRATTHWLFGRQMQLRFPEVEVEEDRIFINEGPIWTSAGMTAGLDLAVAMVEKDLGAEVARSVARKLVMHHRRAGGQSQHSELLELAASSDRIQKALIYAKENLGQALTVERLAEVASLSPRQFSRAFRAETGQTPARAIEQLRLEAARILLEDSRHPLDVVARETGFLDPRRMRESFLRVYGQPPQVMRRAARERSAA, from the coding sequence ATGCCGCAGGTGGGATTCGTCATCTTCCCGGACTTCCAGGTCGCCGCGCTCTCCGCCCAGGCGGCGTTCGAATTCGCCAACCTGGTGGCGCGGGAGCCGTTCTACACGCTGGTGCTGACCTCGATCCCCGGCGGGATGGTGCGCAGCTCGCTGGGTTTCCAGGTGGAGACGCAGGCGCTTGCCACGCATCCGTCCTTCGACACGCTGATGATCACCGGCGGCAACCTGCCCAATGACCGGCTGACGGCGGCGGATCTCGCGGTGATCCGCCGGCACAGCGCGGAGGCCCGCCGCACCGCCGGCATCTGCACCGGCGCCTTCGTGCTGGCGCAGGCGGGGCTGCTGCGCGGGCGCCGCGCCACCACCCACTGGCTGTTCGGCCGGCAGATGCAGCTGCGCTTCCCGGAGGTCGAGGTCGAGGAGGACCGGATCTTCATCAATGAAGGCCCCATCTGGACCTCGGCGGGGATGACCGCCGGGCTCGATCTCGCGGTGGCGATGGTGGAGAAGGACCTCGGCGCGGAGGTGGCGCGCTCGGTCGCGCGCAAGCTGGTGATGCACCATCGCCGCGCCGGCGGGCAGTCGCAGCATTCGGAATTGCTGGAACTCGCGGCCAGTTCCGACCGCATCCAGAAGGCGCTGATCTACGCGAAGGAAAATCTCGGCCAGGCGCTGACGGTGGAGCGGCTGGCCGAGGTGGCCAGCCTGAGTCCGCGCCAGTTCAGCCGCGCCTTCCGCGCCGAGACGGGCCAGACGCCGGCCCGGGCGATCGAGCAACTGCGCCTGGAGGCGGCCCGCATCCTGCTGGAGGACAGCCGCCATCCGCTCGATGTGGTGGCGCGCGAGACGGGGTTCCTGGACCCGCGGCGCATGCGCGAATCCTTCCTGCGCGTCTACGGGCAGCCGCCGCAGGTGATGCGTCGGGCGGCACGGGAACGCAGCGCCGCGTAG
- a CDS encoding ArsR/SmtB family transcription factor produces the protein MIRTPPLTRPSRRKQVADAPSRLSDRQFAAIARALADPRRYGIISEIASAPGPLPCCALKAAEAVSAATISHHIKSLEAAGLIAVVREGKFARLTFRRDTFEAYLRQLAGALRPPP, from the coding sequence ATGATCAGGACCCCGCCTCTGACCAGGCCTTCGCGGCGCAAGCAGGTAGCCGACGCACCATCCCGCCTGTCTGACCGGCAGTTCGCCGCGATCGCAAGGGCGCTGGCGGACCCCCGGCGATACGGCATCATCAGCGAGATCGCGTCGGCCCCCGGCCCCTTGCCGTGCTGCGCCCTGAAGGCGGCCGAGGCGGTCAGCGCCGCCACTATTTCACACCACATCAAGAGCCTGGAGGCAGCCGGGCTGATTGCCGTCGTCCGCGAGGGCAAGTTCGCGCGCCTGACCTTCCGGCGCGACACCTTCGAGGCCTACCTGCGGCAGCTTGCCGGCGCCCTGCGACCGCCGCCTTGA
- a CDS encoding GNAT family N-acetyltransferase, with the protein MVSVKPDLILTSTPDEVARSCILDPLLAFNVGRAGEHGRTPLAVLIKEPTEGTIVGGLWGRTSWKWLTIELLFVPEVYRGSGLGSEVMRLAENEGARRGCIGAWVDTFSYQAPGFYEKSGFIRFGEIEDYPPGHSRIFFQKRFR; encoded by the coding sequence ATGGTGTCTGTCAAGCCGGACCTCATACTGACCAGCACGCCTGACGAGGTGGCGCGCAGTTGCATTCTGGACCCGCTTCTGGCCTTCAATGTTGGCCGGGCGGGGGAGCACGGACGCACTCCCCTTGCCGTGCTCATCAAGGAGCCCACCGAGGGTACAATCGTCGGCGGGCTTTGGGGCCGAACATCCTGGAAGTGGCTAACGATAGAGCTGCTTTTTGTTCCGGAGGTTTATCGGGGCTCGGGATTGGGGTCCGAAGTGATGAGGCTGGCAGAAAACGAGGGCGCCCGACGTGGCTGCATCGGCGCCTGGGTCGATACATTCAGTTATCAGGCGCCCGGCTTCTACGAAAAATCAGGATTCATACGCTTCGGCGAAATCGAAGATTATCCGCCCGGACATAGCCGTATCTTCTTCCAAAAGCGCTTCCGTTAG
- a CDS encoding SDR family NAD(P)-dependent oxidoreductase, whose protein sequence is MSKLAGKVAVVTGASKGIGAGIARSLAAEGAAVVVNYASSREDADKVVADIVGQGGKAVAVQGSVAVAADVDRIFAEARSAFGKVDILVNNAGVYRSGPIEEVTEAEFHRQFDTNVLGLLLATKAAVAQFGPDGGSVVNISSLVTRLTPPGFSIYNATKGAVDAITRSLARELGPRGIRVNAINPGVVETEGTHAAGIISGGFAAQAAQQTPLGRIGQPADIASVAVFLASDDARWVTGEILFVSGGM, encoded by the coding sequence ATGAGCAAGCTGGCAGGCAAGGTGGCCGTCGTCACCGGCGCCTCGAAGGGAATCGGCGCCGGGATCGCCAGATCGCTGGCGGCCGAGGGCGCCGCGGTGGTGGTGAACTATGCGAGCAGCCGCGAGGACGCCGACAAGGTGGTCGCCGACATCGTGGGCCAGGGCGGCAAGGCGGTGGCGGTGCAGGGAAGCGTCGCCGTGGCCGCCGACGTGGACCGGATCTTCGCCGAGGCACGGAGCGCTTTCGGAAAGGTCGATATCCTCGTGAACAACGCCGGGGTCTACCGGTCCGGCCCGATCGAGGAGGTCACCGAGGCGGAGTTCCACCGGCAATTCGACACCAACGTGCTTGGCCTCCTGCTCGCGACCAAGGCGGCCGTTGCCCAGTTCGGCCCGGACGGTGGCAGCGTGGTCAATATCAGCTCGCTGGTGACCCGCCTGACGCCGCCGGGTTTCTCCATCTATAATGCCACGAAGGGCGCCGTGGATGCGATCACGCGGAGCCTCGCCAGGGAACTCGGCCCCCGCGGGATCCGTGTCAACGCCATCAATCCGGGCGTGGTCGAGACGGAAGGCACCCATGCCGCGGGCATCATCAGCGGCGGTTTTGCCGCGCAGGCGGCGCAGCAGACGCCGCTTGGCCGCATCGGACAGCCGGCCGACATCGCCTCCGTCGCGGTGTTTCTTGCCTCCGACGACGCCCGCTGGGTGACCGGCGAAATCCTGTTCGTCTCCGGCGGCATGTAG
- a CDS encoding patatin-like phospholipase family protein, whose product MARWLAAMLLLVLPAACALTRVPAPPGPDTEAIAVLGLPNARFWVDRSPEGLLQEVIRLSEREAATTPPGPDGRRPTTSFLAISGGGDDGAFGAGLLVGWSAAGTRPQFQVVTGISTGALTAPFAFLGPDYDTQLREVYTGSARRDIVLLRWLGSALLFGEALADTAPLYRLISRYTNEDMLAAIAREYAKGRLLLIGTTNLDLQRPVLWNIGAIAASGHPEALALFRSILLASASIPGAFPPVMIDVESSGRQYQEMHVDGGATAQVFLYPPSLQLGRRLRDRGIQRERIAYVIRNARMDPEWASTERRLMRIAARSISTMIHFSGLNDVVRIYQTTRRDHIGFRLAYIDADFQMEHRQSFEPAYMRALFEYGYEKARNGYPWRLRPPGFAQEGQASRPDPVR is encoded by the coding sequence ATGGCGCGCTGGCTCGCCGCGATGCTGCTGCTGGTCCTGCCGGCCGCCTGCGCGCTGACGCGGGTGCCGGCGCCGCCCGGCCCGGACACGGAGGCGATCGCGGTGCTCGGTCTCCCCAATGCCCGGTTCTGGGTCGACCGCAGCCCGGAAGGTCTGTTGCAGGAAGTCATCCGGCTGTCCGAACGCGAGGCCGCGACCACGCCGCCCGGCCCGGACGGGCGCCGTCCGACGACCAGCTTCCTTGCCATCTCCGGCGGCGGCGACGACGGCGCCTTCGGGGCCGGGTTGCTGGTGGGCTGGAGTGCGGCCGGCACGCGCCCGCAATTCCAGGTGGTCACCGGCATCTCCACCGGCGCGCTGACCGCGCCGTTCGCCTTCCTCGGCCCGGATTACGACACGCAACTGCGCGAGGTCTACACGGGTTCCGCGCGCCGCGACATCGTGCTGCTGCGCTGGCTGGGCTCGGCGCTGCTGTTCGGCGAGGCACTGGCTGATACCGCGCCGCTCTATCGCCTGATCAGCCGCTATACCAACGAAGACATGCTGGCCGCCATCGCCCGCGAATACGCCAAGGGACGGTTGCTGCTGATCGGCACCACCAACCTGGACCTGCAACGCCCTGTGCTGTGGAACATCGGCGCCATCGCCGCCAGCGGCCATCCCGAGGCGCTGGCACTGTTCCGCAGCATCCTGCTCGCCTCCGCCTCGATCCCCGGCGCCTTCCCGCCGGTGATGATCGATGTTGAAAGCAGCGGCCGGCAGTATCAGGAAATGCACGTGGACGGCGGCGCCACGGCGCAGGTCTTCCTCTACCCGCCCTCGCTGCAACTCGGCCGCCGCCTGCGCGACCGTGGCATCCAGCGGGAGCGGATCGCCTATGTCATCCGCAACGCCCGCATGGACCCCGAATGGGCGAGCACCGAACGCCGGCTGATGCGCATCGCCGCGCGCTCGATCTCGACGATGATCCATTTCAGCGGGCTGAACGACGTGGTGCGGATCTACCAGACGACACGACGCGATCACATCGGCTTCCGGCTGGCCTATATCGACGCGGACTTCCAGATGGAGCACAGGCAGTCGTTCGAACCCGCCTATATGAGGGCTTTGTTCGAGTACGGGTATGAGAAGGCGCGCAACGGCTATCCGTGGCGGCTGAGGCCGCCGGGATTTGCGCAGGAAGGCCAGGCTTCGCGGCCCGATCCCGTTCGTTGA